The following proteins are co-located in the Primulina tabacum isolate GXHZ01 chromosome 11, ASM2559414v2, whole genome shotgun sequence genome:
- the LOC142519539 gene encoding S-adenosylmethionine synthase 2 translates to METFLFTSESVNEGHPDKLCDQISDAVLDACLAEDPESKVACETCTKTNMVMVFGEITTKADVDYEKIVRDTCRAIGFVSDGVGLDADNCKVLVNIEQQSPDIAQGVHGHLTKRPEDIGAGDQGHMFGYATDETPELMPLSHVLATKLGARLTEVRKDGTCPWLRPDGKTQVTVEYYNENGAMVPIRVHTVLISTQHDETVTNDEIAADLKEHVIKPVIPQKYLDEKTIFHLNPSGRFVIGGPHGDAGLTGRKIIIDTYGGWGAHGGGAFSGKDPTKVDRSGAYIVRQAAKSIVAGGLARRCIVQVSYAIGVPEPLSVFVDTYGTGKIPDKEILDIVKENFDFRPGMISINLDLKRGSGNRFLKTAAYGHFGRDDPDFTWEVVKPLKHDKAQA, encoded by the coding sequence ATGGAGACTTTCTTGTTCACATCGGAGTCGGTGAATGAGGGACACCCTGACAAGCTCTGCGACCAGATCTCCGATGCGGTTCTTGATGCCTGCCTTGCGGAGGATCCCGAGAGCAAAGTTGCTTGTGAGACTTGCACCAAGACTAATATGGTCATGGTGTTTGGTGAGATCACCACCAAGGCTGATGTTGACTACGAGAAAATAGTCCGTGACACTTGCCGTGCCATTGGATTTGTATCGGATGGTGTGGGTTTGGATGCCGACAACTGTAAGGTTCTTGTTAACATCGAGCAGCAGAGTCCTGATATTGCTCAAGGTGTCCATGGTCATCTTACCAAGCGACCTGAGGATATTGGTGCTGGTGATCAGGGCCATATGTTTGGCTATGCCACGGATGAGACCCCTGAATTGATGCCCCTTAGCCACGTTCTTGCGACCAAACTTGGCGCTCGTCTTACTGAGGTTCGAAAGGATGGTACTTGCCCATGGTTGAGGCCCGATGGTAAAACCCAAGTGACAGTCGAGTACTACAACGAGAATGGTGCCATGGTTCCTATTCGTGTCCACACCGTCCTGATCTCGACTCAGCATGACGAGACCGTGACCAACGATGAGATCGCTGCCGACCTGAAGGAGCATGTCATCAAGCCTGTCATTCCCCAAAAATACCTGGACGAGAAGACCATCTTCCACCTCAACCCTTCTGGCCGTTTCGTCATCGGTGGCCCCCACGGTGATGCTGGTCTCACAGGTCGCAAGATCATCATCGACACTTATGGAGGGTGGGGAGCTCACGGAGGCGGTGCTTTTTCTGGGAAGGACCCGACTAAGGTCGACAGGAGTGGTGCATATATCGTTAGGCAAGCTGCCAAGAGCATTGTGGCGGGGGGGCTTGCTAGGAGGTGCATAGTTCAGGTTTCTTATGCCATTGGTGTGCCAGAACCCTTGTCGGTGTTCGTAGACACCTACGGAACAGGAAAGATCCCCGATAAAGAAATTCTAGATATTGTTAAGGAGAACTTTGATTTCAGGCCTGGTATGATTTCTATCAACCTGGATCTGAAGAGGGGTTCCGGTAATAGGTTCTTGAAGACTGCTGCTTATGGCCATTTTGGTAGAGATGACCCCGATTTCACTTGGGAAGTGGTGAAGCCTCTAAAGCATGACAAGGCTCAAGCTTAG